The proteins below are encoded in one region of Herpetosiphonaceae bacterium:
- a CDS encoding RusA family crossover junction endodeoxyribonuclease, which produces MAEIVHFALPLPPSVNNQYATVNGRRVLSRPAQRWKTQARQVLDRLVLPDAFSAALQEGYLALFIDFYFETPLRRDLDGGLKIAQDVICQSLGIDDRRVVDIHLVKRIDPLHPRIEVELEALQTWDFDEERQVL; this is translated from the coding sequence ATGGCTGAGATCGTTCATTTTGCGCTACCGCTGCCGCCGAGCGTCAACAACCAGTACGCGACCGTCAACGGGCGGCGGGTGTTGAGCCGCCCGGCGCAGCGCTGGAAAACCCAGGCGCGGCAGGTCCTCGACCGGCTGGTGCTGCCGGATGCGTTCAGCGCGGCCTTGCAAGAGGGCTACCTGGCGCTGTTCATCGATTTTTACTTCGAGACGCCGCTGCGCCGCGACCTCGACGGCGGGCTCAAGATCGCCCAGGACGTGATCTGCCAGTCGCTCGGCATCGACGACCGGCGCGTGGTCGATATTCATCTTGTGAAGCGCATCGATCCGCTGCATCCGCGCATCGAGGTTGAGCTGGAGGCGCTCCAAACCTGGGACTTCGACGAGGAGCGGCAGGTGCTATAA
- a CDS encoding YajQ family cyclic di-GMP-binding protein yields MPAESTFDIVSEFDRQELVNAVDQTQREVRTRYDLKDSKTEIDLGDKELTLTTESEMHLSAVRDILETKALRRSLSLKIFDYGDIQEVSGGRVKQVITLRQGISDELAKKLQKLIKERHPKAQARIQGDAVRVGSKSRDELQAVIRTLRERQDDFPVPLQFTNYR; encoded by the coding sequence ATGCCAGCCGAATCGACCTTTGATATCGTATCCGAGTTCGATCGCCAGGAGCTCGTCAACGCTGTTGATCAGACCCAGCGCGAGGTGCGCACGCGCTACGATCTCAAAGACAGCAAAACCGAGATCGACCTGGGCGACAAGGAGCTGACGCTCACCACCGAGTCGGAGATGCACCTGAGCGCCGTGCGCGATATTCTGGAGACGAAAGCGCTGCGCCGCAGCCTGTCGCTGAAGATCTTCGACTACGGCGACATTCAGGAGGTCAGCGGCGGTCGCGTCAAGCAGGTGATCACGCTCAGGCAGGGCATCAGCGACGAGCTGGCGAAAAAGCTGCAAAAGCTGATCAAAGAGCGCCATCCCAAAGCGCAGGCGCGCATCCAGGGCGATGCGGTGCGCGTCGGCAGCAAGAGTCGGGATGAGCTGCAAGCGGTGATTCGGACGCTGCGCGAGCGCCAGGATGATTTTCCGGTGCCGCTCCAGTTCACCAATTATCGCTAA
- a CDS encoding BlaI/MecI/CopY family transcriptional regulator, producing the protein MPRQPEFRFKPAAGGLVKVLGPLETKIMQIVWREKSITVKQVHRKLQDSPEKPDIAYTTVMTTMTRLADKGILDRRRDGLAYVYTPAVTKDDFETMMVRRVLDGLMDDYEDETIDYLLDYLARNDPKRLQKMQRELQMRAAS; encoded by the coding sequence ATGCCACGACAGCCTGAATTTCGCTTCAAGCCAGCCGCCGGTGGTCTGGTGAAGGTGTTGGGGCCACTCGAAACCAAGATTATGCAGATCGTGTGGCGCGAAAAATCGATCACCGTCAAACAGGTACACCGCAAGCTGCAAGATAGCCCTGAGAAGCCCGATATTGCCTATACGACCGTGATGACGACGATGACCCGCCTTGCCGATAAGGGCATTCTGGATCGCCGTCGCGATGGCCTGGCCTATGTGTATACTCCCGCCGTGACCAAAGATGACTTCGAGACGATGATGGTGCGGCGTGTCCTCGATGGGCTGATGGATGATTACGAAGACGAGACGATCGATTACTTGCTGGACTACCTGGCCCGCAACGATCCGAAGCGACTTCAAAAGATGCAGCGCGAGCTACAAATGCGCGCCGCGAGCTAG
- a CDS encoding RodZ domain-containing protein yields the protein MSQLGARFREAREARGITLNEASASTRILLRYLQALEEGDFNQLPGDVYARGFIRNYAQFLDLPADELILLYRRERGAPTDRIKVVPAAVPPRTRSCLIPSAFVSFFAILVLLGVLYLVAQAAGLMRPTTITLGPTVTPAVPTATQFPTATFQPSGTPPSPLPPAATPTADPALPASSPNPAASPAASPGASPTPGVQAPLVVEVRIAPNAARGSWMTVAVDGRTDYTGTLLANASKTFQAQREVFLHVGDASAVELIVNGQSRGLMGSVRGGTAKETIRAPEPTGSRP from the coding sequence ATGAGCCAACTAGGCGCGCGGTTTCGCGAAGCTCGTGAAGCGCGTGGGATCACGCTAAACGAAGCCTCGGCAAGTACCCGCATCTTGTTGCGGTACTTACAGGCGCTCGAAGAAGGCGATTTCAATCAATTGCCGGGCGATGTGTATGCCCGTGGGTTTATACGGAACTACGCACAGTTCCTGGATTTGCCCGCCGACGAGCTGATCTTGCTGTACCGTCGTGAGCGGGGTGCGCCCACCGATCGCATTAAGGTCGTGCCCGCAGCGGTACCGCCGCGTACGCGCTCGTGCCTGATACCAAGCGCGTTCGTCTCGTTCTTTGCTATTCTGGTGCTGCTTGGCGTGCTCTATCTGGTAGCGCAGGCAGCCGGGCTGATGCGACCGACCACGATTACGCTTGGCCCAACCGTGACGCCTGCGGTGCCCACGGCTACCCAGTTTCCTACCGCTACGTTCCAGCCGTCGGGCACGCCGCCAAGCCCGCTGCCACCCGCTGCCACGCCGACAGCCGATCCGGCGCTGCCAGCCTCATCGCCCAACCCGGCGGCAAGCCCGGCAGCCAGCCCAGGTGCCAGCCCGACGCCAGGCGTGCAGGCTCCGCTCGTGGTTGAGGTGCGGATCGCGCCGAACGCCGCGCGCGGCTCGTGGATGACGGTGGCGGTCGACGGCAGGACCGATTACACGGGCACGCTGCTCGCCAACGCCAGCAAAACGTTTCAAGCGCAGCGCGAGGTCTTTTTGCATGTCGGCGATGCCTCCGCCGTCGAACTGATCGTCAACGGCCAGAGTCGCGGGCTGATGGGCAGCGTGCGCGGCGGTACGGCTAAAGAGACTATCAGAGCACCAGAGCCAACAGGGAGTAGACCATAG
- the speB gene encoding agmatinase: protein MSYEFLPPLNFLGLPEEHCARESSRVILLPVPYELTTSYGQGTRNGPYALLVASQQVELYDREFGSEPALTYGVHTLPSLAPNYRDPQTAHAEIAAAVAAYAGEALLCVIGGEHSISGSVARGLHQVFGDFVTVQLDAHADLRDEYEGTPFSHASAMRRVIDNGGGPVLQLGIRSLSGDEAEFIATQPDNVETFFAEDIHAGKHRERLAEFVRGRQVFLTIDIDCLDAALMPATGTPEPDGMTWNEVLEAVRIVAANAGRVLAFDVMELAPIPGMQAPDYLAAKLTYKVMNILLAKELGR from the coding sequence ATGAGCTATGAATTTCTACCGCCGCTCAATTTCCTGGGCCTGCCCGAAGAGCATTGTGCCCGCGAAAGCAGCCGGGTGATCCTGCTGCCGGTGCCTTACGAGCTGACCACCAGCTACGGCCAGGGAACGCGCAACGGCCCCTACGCGCTGCTGGTCGCGTCGCAGCAGGTGGAGCTGTACGACCGCGAGTTTGGCTCCGAGCCTGCCCTGACGTACGGCGTGCATACGCTGCCGTCGCTCGCGCCGAACTACCGCGATCCGCAGACAGCGCACGCCGAGATCGCGGCGGCGGTCGCGGCCTACGCGGGCGAGGCGCTGCTGTGTGTGATCGGCGGCGAGCACTCGATCAGCGGCTCCGTGGCGCGCGGCCTGCATCAGGTCTTTGGCGACTTCGTAACGGTGCAGCTCGATGCCCACGCCGATCTGCGCGACGAGTACGAGGGCACGCCCTTCTCGCATGCGTCCGCGATGCGCCGGGTGATCGACAATGGCGGCGGGCCGGTGCTTCAGCTTGGCATCCGCTCGCTGAGCGGCGACGAGGCCGAGTTTATTGCCACACAGCCCGACAACGTCGAGACGTTTTTTGCCGAGGATATTCACGCGGGCAAGCATCGTGAGCGGCTGGCCGAGTTCGTGCGCGGTCGGCAGGTCTTCCTGACGATCGACATCGACTGTCTGGACGCCGCGCTGATGCCTGCGACGGGCACGCCGGAGCCGGACGGCATGACCTGGAACGAGGTGCTGGAGGCGGTGCGGATTGTCGCGGCCAACGCCGGGCGCGTGCTGGCCTTCGATGTGATGGAGCTAGCGCCGATTCCGGGCATGCAAGCGCCCGATTATCTGGCCGCGAAGCTGACCTACAAGGTGATGAACATTCTGCTGGCGAAAGAGCTGGGCCGCTAA
- the rimO gene encoding 30S ribosomal protein S12 methylthiotransferase RimO, whose product MKYHLITLGCPKNNVDSEGMHGLLLAQGHNAVGSPEQADVVIVNTCSFIQAARDETVGVLQGLARAKRPGQRLVAAGCMAESHREQLTREVPGIDATLSTKEWMRIGEVIAPSASKRSAGLIELMPAASSPAKAAKPLIELAPVTVETVADPATLGTYGDWRTTPIKRHITGPSAYLKISDGCNLRCAFCAIPSFKGDLRSKAMGAILGEARELVAAGANEIILVAQHLTDYGRDLKMQDGLAVLLRELCQVVPDDRWIRLMYAYPASITPGVMQAIADYPQIACYLDMPLQHAHPDTLRRMRRPPDTAKTKQIIADLRGLVPDIAIRTTFIVGFPGETRDEFDALLEFLDEMEFDRAGFFKYSNEPGTHAATLGGQVSERVKQRRFEQASELQQQVSLRKNQRWVGRTLRVLVEGIGDAEGRPVVIGRSFRDAPEIDNFVWAFGEAPVGSFVEVMIEHANAYDLWGSIVPQPTEARAAA is encoded by the coding sequence ATGAAATACCATTTGATTACACTCGGCTGTCCGAAGAATAACGTGGACAGCGAAGGAATGCACGGCCTACTGCTCGCGCAGGGCCATAACGCGGTCGGCTCGCCTGAGCAGGCCGATGTCGTGATTGTTAACACCTGCTCGTTTATTCAGGCCGCGCGCGACGAAACTGTCGGCGTGTTGCAGGGCCTGGCGCGGGCCAAGCGCCCCGGGCAGCGGCTTGTGGCGGCGGGCTGCATGGCCGAAAGCCACCGCGAGCAGCTGACGCGCGAGGTGCCGGGCATCGATGCGACGCTCTCGACCAAGGAGTGGATGCGCATCGGCGAGGTGATCGCGCCGAGCGCCAGCAAGCGCAGCGCCGGTCTGATCGAGCTGATGCCAGCCGCTTCGTCGCCCGCCAAAGCAGCCAAGCCGCTGATCGAGCTGGCACCTGTGACCGTCGAGACGGTGGCCGATCCGGCGACGCTGGGAACGTACGGCGACTGGCGCACCACGCCGATCAAGCGCCACATCACCGGGCCGTCGGCCTATCTCAAAATTTCGGACGGCTGTAACCTGCGCTGCGCGTTCTGCGCGATCCCGTCGTTCAAAGGCGACCTGCGCTCCAAAGCGATGGGCGCGATCCTGGGCGAGGCCCGCGAGCTGGTAGCGGCAGGAGCCAACGAGATCATCCTCGTCGCGCAGCATCTCACCGACTATGGCCGCGACCTGAAGATGCAGGATGGGCTGGCGGTGCTGCTGCGCGAGCTGTGCCAGGTCGTGCCCGACGATCGCTGGATCAGGCTGATGTACGCCTATCCCGCGTCGATCACGCCGGGCGTGATGCAGGCCATCGCCGACTATCCGCAAATCGCGTGTTATCTCGACATGCCGTTGCAGCACGCCCACCCCGACACGCTGCGCCGTATGCGCCGCCCACCGGACACCGCCAAGACCAAACAGATCATCGCCGACCTGCGCGGGCTGGTGCCCGACATCGCGATCCGCACGACGTTTATCGTCGGCTTTCCGGGCGAGACGCGCGACGAGTTCGATGCGCTGCTGGAGTTTTTGGACGAGATGGAGTTTGATCGGGCGGGCTTCTTCAAGTACTCGAACGAGCCAGGCACCCACGCCGCGACTCTGGGCGGGCAGGTCAGCGAGCGCGTGAAGCAGCGCCGCTTCGAGCAGGCCAGCGAGCTACAGCAGCAGGTTTCGCTGCGCAAGAATCAGCGCTGGGTCGGGCGAACGCTGCGGGTGCTGGTCGAAGGCATCGGCGATGCGGAGGGCCGACCGGTCGTGATCGGACGCTCGTTCCGCGACGCGCCTGAGATCGATAATTTCGTGTGGGCGTTTGGAGAAGCGCCGGTAGGCTCGTTCGTCGAGGTGATGATCGAGCATGCCAATGCGTACGATCTATGGGGCAGCATCGTTCCGCAGCCGACAGAGGCGCGAGCAGCGGCCTAA